In Rhipicephalus microplus isolate Deutch F79 unplaced genomic scaffold, USDA_Rmic scaffold_18, whole genome shotgun sequence, the genomic stretch ATGTTAACGTGCTCAGTCTGCGCGTCTTAAAATAAAACCTATAAGGACAGTCTATCGCTCTGCCTGAGTACATGCCCTACTGTGTATCGTTAATTATTTGTTCGGAGTCGAGCTGTGTTCATTACTTCTCGTCACAGTGTGCGCACGTTACGTAGAAATTAGGACACTGTTTCAGCACTCGTGCTACACCATGCGCAGGATGAGAAGATAAAACATTCATGGTGCACTCGAGCTCGCATTTTCGTGAAGCTGCCTACACACGCttgcacgcacacgcgcacacaattCTATGAGAGTGACACACTGagcccttgatttttttttcgatgtCTTTGCAAATGGTAGGTGCTTTGCAATTATATAATCGTTAAATGAATGCGTTTGGTCTTTTATAAATGTTATGTTGGCATATTAAAAGAGCACGGAGCTAGAATTATTCAATCCAGAAAACGCTCTCAGCGGGCCCAAAAATATTTGAAGGTGATGGTGGCCCGTTTGTGCTTATTTCCATATTTCTCGATATCACCGACAAAGTTGACCGAAACTGTTAACGTTGGATCGGAAACTTTTGAAGCGGAAGATTTTAAGCCGGAGTTGAAGATTTTATTAACGTGTACGTGTCACGTAAATAGCTTCCAAACAATTGCATAGATCGGATGTGAAAGACGAAAAGGTCAGTCAACGGGCGTCAAACCCACTATCTCTCGGTCAACGACAACTTATCGCGCGGTCAATTCAACTGGTTTGAAAAATACTCAAATGAGTTTCTTTTTTATGTGGCAATTACCTAGATGTTTAACCCAGACTTGATATAAATAATCAACATTGCATTACTAATTAGCAATGGATTTTCAGGTACTTGAAGAAAGGGCAGTGCATCTGGCACGATGCTTAGAAGACACGTACAACATACAGGGCCAAGCATTTCACTTTTATATGCATAAAAAAGGAATGAGTACATCGTGATCACTTTCCTACTTTTCTGTTACTCCAACACACCCACATCCAGCCCGTGCAACATCACAAAAAAAAGCGATAGCGCTAACGAAACAAGTCTCTGCACAATCTCTTCTTAAATGTTATAGCCCGGCTTCGATTCAGGTCGGATGCCGCAGTCACGCCGCAACAAAACGAACCTCTGTGCCTGTAACGTTGGTCTCTTTCGAACTAGAGTAGAGGAGGACCTGTAAACTGTGTTTCACTCTATACGCCGCGAGAAACTGCCCTAGAATGCCCACTGCGAGTGCCACTACCAACTGCCCAATACGCCAGAATTCTTTTTACCTACTAGCCAGGGAAGGGCACACTACGTGGCTGAAAAAGCAACGACATACGCAGCTGCTCAATTAGTTCATGCTTTTGCTGGTGATGGCGATTGCTTTGTCTAAGTGCTTTCTAATGTGTGAGTTCTAAGAACACTCACTATCAAGTTGTGACGCTATTCCATGCATCTGGCACGGAATACTACAAGGGTTATAGAGATTTTTATACAGCGTTTATTTTTCAAAGGAGTTTGAAGCAGTGGTGTGGCTCTGGGTATAGAACGCATGCTCACTACGGGGATAGCCGCCGACTAGACATTTCAGTGGAACTAGTTAATCATTATTACGTTTAAAATGTGACCAACTGATACAGAATGAACTCTATAGAATAAAAGTAGGTAAAGCTAACGAATGCTTTTGCTAGTGCAACAAGGCCCAAGCCCCTTTTATCGTTAATCTTTTGCGTAGTATTTTTATAGGGCTCCCGCAGTTGAGGCTTGTCTGTAGACTGATGGGCAGTGGATCTGAGCTAGGTGTTCCAGCGGGCTGCCAGATCCGATGATAGCTTTCGTGCCCTTGCTGAACCTGTTCCAAAGGTGGACACCATAGCTGCCATTCACCTCCTCGAGCACCTTTTCAGTCATCGTTGGATCAAAGAACATCTTCCACTCGCCAAAAGAAACCTTGAAGAATGTTGAAGAGCTCAGAAAGTTCACGAGCCGAGCATAAAACGGGGCATGGCGCAATTGAGTCAGCAACAATGGGCCGCACGATTGAAAGCTCCGTGGATCGTACTGGCGTGCACACGCCTTCATGAGCGCTCTCACAGCCGGATGCATCTTGCGGAAGAAAAGCACGCTGTTGGTCACATGCACTTCATCTTCCTCGAAAGCAACGGAGTTTTCTATTGGCTTAAGCGACTTCAGAACAATTATGTCTAAATCCAAGTAAACACCACCACGCTTCCAGATAATCGCGTAGCGAAGAAAGTCGCTCAGATGTTCTACGAGAGAAGAGCTTTCACGTAGTGCACGGCGATTTGAATACAGCTGCGACAACGGAGTGCCTGCGAGTTCAGTGCGCGGCCTTAGCCGTGCCGACGAAAAATTCGGCAGCTTTGAGAGTATGCGACGGTAAGCGCAAGAGCGAAGGTGTCGTCCGGTGTGAAGTAGGTGCACGGTGAAGTCGCCGTTGTGCCGGCAGGCTGACTCGATGCTGCAGGCTTGTCGGGCTGTTAGCTTTCGCCGGCCAGATGTTTCGAGGAACCATATATCGTGAGCTTCCCTGGCCGCCGGTTCTACGGAGAGAAGGAAGAGGGACTTGGTGACTACGATGCAACTAACCTTAGTGGCGGTAAAAAAACATTTATCTACCTCTGAATCCAAGACTTTCTTCTTTGTGGCTTATCTTTGTTACTTTGCGGCACTATGCCATTTGGCATAAACTTTAAAAAAATAATTCGCACGAGCTTCACACCGCAATTATGTACAAACTATGCAGTACAGCTGAGCGTTCGCTTGGCCTTAGAgtcatagagaaatatactatacAAGAGGGACCACTGGAGCTTTTTTGTGGCCCAGCAAGAAACAGTCTGACCAAACACTAGATGGCGTACCCATCCTCACTTTTACTCCTTTGTTAAGACATGTATCCTCAGGTGGACAATGAATACCCAAGTTTGGCATAGATTTTATGCAAAGAAGAAAGTTTAttaatttgtgcaattttttatacCCGCTTCACATCATGTCCCACTGAGGACATTCAGTGCATTGCAACAAAAAACAGTAAAgtatgactagaaagtgttgtctttctgcatttattttgcacGAAGAGGCACATTCAGGTGGTTAAGATGTACTGTACATTTACTCTCTACGCGAAAGCATGGGTGTGAGGCCTAGTGTAAAAGACACTCATTTTCGGAGCATGAGGGTGCGGGTTCCAGTCCCAGCGTCAGAAAGAAGAAAAtttagttattttatttatgctgaagacaataccgggtctgaccaaccactcgtgacgctgaaagcagcgcagtagctggaCCAGAGgtccctacgggagtgtccgttCTTTATGTAAATATGTTTCTCTATGTATAAGTTAGCTTCGGTGACGCGGGCGTTCTCGGACAAGCTGTAATAAGATCTAGAGCTTCACGCCCCTAAACTACGATATAATGACAGACGTCGTATGGAGGGCCCCTGAAATTATGACCTGGTGTTCGTTAAAGTGCAGTGACATCGCACACTACGCAGGCCACTAcattttgtctccatcgaaatgcgaccaccacggccgggatcgaacccgcaaccttcaaaTCAGGGCCGAGCAGCGTAGTCACTACTCCACCGACGCGGACTTTTCGAACAATCAAGCGTCGGTGTTCCAAACTTGCAGCCCGCGCTACTTCCCTGGCGGCAAAACGAACTCTTATTTGTGAGACGGTGTGCCCTTACGTTGCCTATTTCGGTACTGAATTGACCTGTAGTGCCGTTCCTTCATGTAGCAACCTCTTTTAACAGACAGCttgaaagagctcgtttcacagttAATCCGGCGTTAGCGTCGTTGGTTGACcgaaaaatcatcgtctttgcaTGACCGAAAAATCAGCCATCTTTGCGTgactgcaaataaaaaaattaaaagttcCGGGTCTGTGGTGTTGGAACCCGAATTGTTTGCGAGCAAGCGGGTGTCCTGGCACGCAGCCACACCCCTGCTTGTGAATACCGTGAAAATAGCTTCCTcggcttggaaatgcagtgaaagtaattttcGTGCTTTACCAAACACaatgtcctgtatacatgcttcacactTCACAACATGCCATGTTGCCGTAAAAATGCGTGGTACAATTGTGCATTGCAATCGGCCGTCAGAAGATGGAATAACCGGAATGACTTCATCggttaaagccagtcacccactaaaaaaaattccgccatatccacgaaatgaatgatgatgagtgggcgaagctccggaggtaaacctggtaaaccatgaatcctctgtacattttgcccactcgattttattacatcgctccccctagcgtacgtcgccgcactaaatcgaacgattgccttcaaccaatgacacgcgccatatgtgacatcattcctattttataagatctcgcgtctttcatcaactacaagtaccgctttctagattataacatcttgcatcttttcatcatcagctacaagtaccaccatctagtaaacactacaagaactaaacgagaggtggctacgtacaggagacggtaccgccatctagtgaacactgcaagaactaaactagaggtggctacgtaatggagacggtaccgccatctagtgaacactgcaagaactaaactagaggtggctacatacaggggacggtaccgccatctagtgaacactgcaagaactaaactagaggtggctacatacaggggacggtaccgccatctagtgaacactgcaagaactaaactagaggtggctacatacaggggacggtaccgccatctagtgaacactgcaagaactaaactagaagtggctacatacaggctacaggggacgcacagcccacaccctaaggagcttcgcccctaaaatggcagcatatccacggagtgaatgacggagagtggggcgaagcattcgtccgccaagcgtccatctgtgtgaccgtccacgcgtctgttcgtgcgcccgtccctgcgttcgtccatgcatccgcccctgcgtccgttcatgcgtccatccatgcatctgtctgtgtgtccgttcgtccatctattcaacactctaagtcccaccatctcgcatctttttatcatatattccccatatagaagcaccgccattcagtggacattccaaggactaaacgagaggtggtacacacacactttcttacggcttgcgcttcaggtctacttcccaccttcaaccaccttgagttcatggtatatactagttcactgtattcatgccactgcggctcgatgctcgctaaacctttctaaaaccaaggaggttacgcccagcgagtataacctagcaaccttttcctgtcagatagtgctcaatgtacatgccagtggctgctaatgtgaaattagagacaggaggattcagcttttaatttcttacggcttgcgcttcgtatctgcttcccccctttaaccacctcgaattcattcatggtatatactagttcattgtatacatggccctgcggctcaacgctcgctaaacctttctaaaactaaggaggttacacccatcgagtataatgtagcaactctttcttgtccgatagtactcaatgtacaagccaatggctgctaatggggatcgcagcgtgcacgttgactaaaagccgaatgctcctgtctctcattccccattagcagccattggcatgtacattgagcactattttttattgttaaacaacgcacagaagaaatctcccaccggcaccaccttggaggtcaaatgttatacctatttcgggtatgtgccactggtggttacgtactacaagggacgcccaagccacgccataaggagcttcgcccctaaaaagcgcaGACGCGGCTGCTTGCATAACCACGTCGTGGGTGCATAGCACCTTTGAAAAGATTtaatacactaagtgtttgaagtacgcactaagaaTAGAGTATCGCTATCGCGTACAACTttcaaaggcgaagcttaagcccccccccctttttttttacttagtttCGGATTTACTTGGCCTATAGCACACTTCTTTTGCCTATTCCAATCAGTATGTACTTGACGTGTAGCGCTCTTTTTTATCCATGTTAGACAAAGAGGACGCACAGCCTCTGTGTGTGCCTATAGTACGCATGTATGCTGCCAGCGCGCGGCATCTGCAAGTGTCACCGGCAGAGCTTCTCACCGCGTTATAATGTCAGTGATTCTTCGCGT encodes the following:
- the LOC142785162 gene encoding lactosylceramide 4-alpha-galactosyltransferase-like, yielding MEPAAREAHDIWFLETSGRRKLTARQACSIESACRHNGDFTVHLLHTGRHLRSCAYRRILSKLPNFSSARLRPRTELAGTPLSQLYSNRRALRESSSLVEHLSDFLRYAIIWKRGGVYLDLDIIVLKSLKPIENSVAFEEDEVHVTNSVLFFRKMHPAVRALMKACARQYDPRSFQSCGPLLLTQLRHAPFYARLVNFLSSSTFFKVSFGEWKMFFDPTMTEKVLEEVNGSYGVHLWNRFSKGTKAIIGSGSPLEHLAQIHCPSVYRQASTAGAL